The Gemmatimonadaceae bacterium DNA segment GGAGGCGAACCAGCGAACCCTCACGCACCGCGCGCACGTCGACCGATTGCGCCGGAACGACCGCCGCGGTCGCCAACAGGGCGCATGCGAGCACGCCGCGCCGCAGGCCGCGAGAACGGGTCGTCAGATCCCCGACATTCACACATCCAAATAGTGGGAGCAGAACGCCCCCCAGTCCATCAGCAGTCCCCTGACGGACCGCCGGTAGAACCGCGGCCTCGGACCCGCGCGCCAGCTTACTTGATACGCGCCCGTTCGAGGTGCACCACACCCACGCTGTCGGTGACGCCCATGTACACGACCCCGGGCCCGAATCCGGCAATCGTGCGGTACGCCGGAAGCTGGACGCGATCGGTGAGCTGACCCTGACGGTTGACCACGTCGTACACCGGCCGGCCGTCGCTGGCCTGCGACGTGCGGATCCACAGATTGCCGTCCAGGTCGCTCCGCGTGGCGCCGGCGCCGAATGCCGGCCGGTAGTCCGGCAGCTCGTAGGGCGCCACGAACTGCAGCGGCGGCATCGTGATCTGGGTGGCCGCGCCGCCGCGCAGGGGCGGTGCACCGCCCCGCCCGCCGCCGTCGGTGCGCATGACCATCACCATCTCGCCCATGCCACCACCGCCGCCGCCCGGATCGCCCCCGACCGTGACCCGCTGCTGCTGCCCGTTGCCGGTGAGTTTCCGCGTGGAGTCGAGCGCGGCGATTCGCTCCTGGCGCCGCTGTTCCATGACCTGTTTGGCGGAATCGATGACGGCCGCCTTCTGGTCGTCCGTGAGCCGCTGCCAGTCGAAGGGAATCTTGGGCGACGACGCGGTCGTGCCGTCCGGGTGGTACCAGTCGACGTGAAAATCGCTGCCGCGCACCACCGCCACCGTGCCGTCGGGGAGCAGCGCCCAGTCGTCCACGATCGGCAGCGGGTTCACGATCGCACTGGCCGTGAATCCGTTGTCGTTGCGCACGACGACCATCTTCGTTGGGGGAATCTTGAAGAACGCCACCGTGTCCTCGCCGCGCGTGGCAAGGTTGACCCGCACGATCGGCGCCGAATCGGGGAACTGGGGCGTGAAACTCTTGACATCCGCCGGACTCGACGGCGTGCGCACCAGGTTGGTGTTTCCGCGATAGACCAGGCGGCCCGCGGGATCGAATCCGGACATCCCGAACGGACCGCCGATCAGATAGATGGCCTCGTTGGGACGCGGCACCGCCATCACGCGTGCGACCTTGCCCGAGTCGTCGAACACCAGCATCGACAGCGACGCGGGATCGATGAACAACGTCGAATCGCCGCGATATGGGATGAGCCCGCCCGGCATGTTCCCGTACGCGTTGGCCGTGCTGGCGGTGGAGTCGGCCACCGGCGTGGCGTGCGACAGCGTGGAGTCGAACAGCAGCACGCGATGCGAGACGATGTCGTTGACGAGCACCCGGCGTCCGCTCAGTTCGCGCACCGCGGAGACCGCGCGCATGGGCACCGTGGATACGTGCTCGATGGGCCCGAGCGGGCGGATCGGCGGCAGCGATTGCTGGGCGAGGGCCGGCGCCGCCATGGCGGTAGCCCACAGGCCGAGGAAGAGGACGAGTCGGCGGATCATGATCTGGCTCCAGTGATTGCGGCGGGGCGCACGCGGGCGGCGGCGCGGAAAGTTACCTGCTGATGATAACGCGCATGCCGCCGCCCCCGGCATCTACCGTGAAGGACGTGCCGGCGTTCGGGCCGAATCCGGAGTTGGCAAGCCCCGCGGTGCCCGAACGAATAGCCGCGAGATAGCGTGGATCGAGGTAGCTGGCCACGATAGCGGGCAGCTTGCGCCGCTGTTCGGGCGTGAGCAGCCCCTTGATGGCGGGCGCGAGCTTGAGCAACAGATCCACCGATCCCTCGCGCCCGCGCCGGTACCGGTCGTAGGCCTGATCCTCGTCGAACCGATCGGGAAGACCGGCGAAGTATCTGGTGATGGGCGTCCAGATGGAATCCAACCGGATCACGTACCACCGGTTGAGCGTGGCGACGCTGTCGGCCTGCCGCGGGGTGAGCCCCAGGGTATCGAGCTGCCGCAGCATCACGGTCATCGGGTTGGTGAGGCCGCCGTTTCCATACAGGGCGCGCAGGATGGGCTCGCTGAGCTTGATGCCGTCGTGCGTGCGGCCCCGATCGAGTTGCTGGGTGAGCAGCTGTCGCTCGCGGGCAGGCCCCACGTCCACGCGCAGCATGGCCGTGAGCGTGACCGGCGACCGGGCCGTGGTGAACTGCGGATTGGTGGCGCCGAACCGCTGGTTCACCTGGTACAGGTAGCTCTGCGTCTGGCCATCGAACCCCCGCACGTAGAGCAGGGACGCATCGGGAACGGCCGACTGGCCCCAGCCGTGCGTGTGGTTCTGGCCGTGCAGCAGGAGGTCGGCGGCGCCCAGCGGATTGGCGATCTGGAACGACAGCGTGGCCCGCTGCGGCATGTGCACCTTGATCGGGTTGAACGAGAACGTGAGGCTCGCCGAGGTGGTCCACGGGCCTTCGCAGCTGTTGCGTCCTGCGACCCGGCCGAGCTGCCCTTCGAGGCAGTCGCGCACCCGGCCCGACGACGATGCGAGCAGCGACTGCATGGCGGCGGCGAGCGTCGGGTCGGTGGTGTGCGCCGGGTCGAAGACGAAGGCGCGGTCGTTGGCGTACCCATCGCCATTGATATCGGTGGCGACCATCGGCGTAAACGGAGTGCCCGACCGGATGTTGCCGTACCAGTTGACGCGCACCCAATCGAAGAAGTTGTAGCCCAGGCTGTACTGAATCTGGTGCCGGGAATCGAAACTCGACCGGCTCCACGACACGTCGAGTGGGTTGCCGGCCGTGCTGCCACCGCCAAAACCGCGCGTGCGCTCGCGGATGTCCTGGTACGTGTACGACAGGCTCCAACTGTAATTGGTGTTGAACGAGGCGGGTGCGATCTGGGCCGTGAACTGGGCGCTGCGCGACTGCATATCGGAGAGCATCTCCGTCACGTGGTTGAACAGCGGCGACCGGTAGGCGTCGTTGAACGCGATGGCGCCCGTGATGGGCACGATGCTCCCCGGCTGCACGAACACCGGCCGGTTGCCTTCGCTGGCCAACCGGAACGCCGCGTTGGGGTCGAAGTTGAGGTCGACGGACGACTGTTGGTTGACGTTGAGCGAGTACGTGGCGCCGAACGTGGCGTTGAAGCGGTTGTCGAGTATCGCCCCGGTCCACTGCAGGTTGGAGCGCAGGCTGCGCGGCGCGTTGTAGTCGTGCGCGAACAGGGTCACGTTGGGCGCCGAATTGGAGAACACGGTGCCGCTGCCGGCGCCCGCGCACGTCGTGGGAATGGACGCCGGATCGGCGAGGTAGCTGCTCCAATCGGGCACCGGAGCTGCCGCGCCCACGCAGGTGAGCTGCTGCAGGCCGCTCGCCAGGCCCGTGTTGTCCACGGCCGATCCGATGTCGGTCACGCGCCCCACGTTCTGGAACAGGCCGATGCCGCCGCGCACGACGGCGCGGGGGCCGCGCACGGCGCCCAGGAACCCGCCGATCTGCGGCGCCATGCCGTAGCTCCACGAGAATCCGATGCGCGGGCTCGCGTAGACGCGATTGGGCACGAGGTCGTTGGCCACGCCGAACGTCTGGGCCACGAGCGGGTTGGCGTTGGGCGCCGAGCCATACTGATTGCCGTCCAGGCGGACGCCGTACTGCACCTGAAGATCCGGGCTGTACCGGTAGGAATCGCCCAGGGACACGGCGCCCACCCATTCATCGCCGCTCCGCGTGCGGGGCCGCAGGGTGCGCGTGAACGACACCGGCGCTCCCGACGCGAGTTCACCCAGCGAGTTATACGTGAAGGTGCCCAGCGGATTGGTGGTCTGATCGAGCGTGTAGCCGTCCTGGCGGATCTCGCTGGTGAGCTCGATCCGATGCTTGTTGTCGAGACTGAACCACGACAGGTGGTTGGTCAGATCCACGCTCCGGCTGGCGTTGCTCGTGTGGAGGAACGAACTGCCCCCGAAGCCCACCGTCTGGACGCCCGCCGTGCCGTCGGGGAAGTCGGAGTTCACGAGTACGTTTCCGCTCGGCAACTCGAGGTAGGGTGTCGCGTACCGGCGCGAGCCGCTCACCGAGAGGCCGGTCTCGGTGAGGATGCCGAATCCGAAGTAGGCGGAATGGCGGGCCTGGACGCCCGCGTTCCAGTTGGTCATCGAGCCGCTGCTCGCCGGCAACTGGGTGGTGCCGAGGGACAACGGATTGAACTTGAACCAGCTGCCGTTCACCGTGACGTCGAGGGCCTGGCCGGACGTCGACGTGGGCGGCGCGAAGTCGAAGCTGCCCAGCACCACGCCCTGATCGGTGAGCTGCTGGCCGGGCACGCCGCGCACGGTGGCGGGCACCTGGTCCTGCTGGAGGATGCCGAGCAGCCGGCGCACGGAGTCGGGCGCGATGCCCGCCGTCTCCAGGCCGAGCGCGTCGGTATTGAGCAACGACCGCCACGGATTGGCCCGCTGGCCGAGCTGATAGGAGAAGTTGTAAAATGACTTGTCGAACTGGATGGGCCCCGACAGGCCACCGCTGAGATTGACATTCGTGTACTGCTGGCCGAGCGCGCGCGCCGCCGGATCGGTCCACTGCAACTGCGGCGCGTCGAACACCACGCTCGCCGACCGGTTGATGAAGTTGGTGCCCGACGCGGTGGTGATGTTGAACTGTCCGCCGCTGAACCCGCCGCGCGACACGTCGTACGGCGCCGTGACGAGCGAACTGCTCACCTGGGCGTCGCGCGGGATGTTCGACCCGCTGAAATCCATGCCGTTGAGCGTGTTCGTGTTCTGGCTGCCGTCCAGGCCGAGCACCGAGAAGCCCGAGGGATCGCCATTCGCGCCCGGCACGAAGAGCACGCCGGGCAGCGACGCCGCCATCGCCGCCAGGTCTCCCTGCTGGGCGGCCGTCAGCGCGTTGCTGTTCACGGTGCGCTCGGTGCCGCCGATGTCGGGTGGCGTCTCGTAGCGGTTGGGCCGCGTACGACCGGCCTGTACGTGAACCGTGTCGAGCGTGGCCACGGTGCGCGATAGCTTCGTATCGGCTACGAGAATCTCCTGATCGGCCGTACGCTTGACCTCGAACCGCTTGAGCGCGAACCCGGCGGCGTTGAACGCCACCATGTAGTCGCCGTCGCCGTTCGGAAAGATGATCGTGAACCGGCCGTCGCGATCGGTCCGTGCCGTGCGCGTCACGTTTCCGGAAATCGAGGTGGCCGACACCATCGCATTGGGCACCGGCAGCGACTCGGGGCTCGTGACCTGGCCGCGGATGACGTCGGCGCCCTGCGCCAGCACGGGTCGCGCGAGGATGAGGGCGGCCGCCACGAGAGCCAGTGATTGCAGAATGCGCCGAGCGGGCACGGGGATGATCCCAGGGGGTGGTGGCGCCTGATCGAGTTCGCGGGGAGGTCGCCAGCGATCCGAATTCTAACACCCGCCGGCCCGGCCCGTGGACGACGCGAATCCCGACGGAACGACCTCTTGGTCCCGGCCTGCGCCATCAGGGTTTACTGCGCCATCGCTGCCCGCGGCCGCTGGCGCGTCCGGGTCCCGCGTACCACATTCGGGCATGCAGCGGCGCACCTTTCTCCACTCGCTCGGCCTCTCGATGGCCGGGTTGGCCTTCGCCCGACGCGCACCGTTCGATTTCGGAACAGCGCGGCACCTGGACCGCGTCGGCCTGCAACTGTACTCCGTGCGCAACGCCATGAAACGCGACCCCACCGGCACCCTCGCCGCCGTGCGCGACATCGGATACCGGGATGTCGAGTTGCTCTGGACGTTCGACAACTTCGGGCAGACGCCGGCGCAGGTTCGCTCCACGCTCGACGGGCTCGGACTCACGGCGCCCTCGGCGCACATCGCGCCCGAACTCCTGTTGGGAGACTGGGCCAGAGCGCTCGATCAGGCGAAGTACCTGGGCCACCAGTACCTGATCGTGCCCAGCCTGCCCGACGAGACCAAGACGTCGCTCGACGCGTGGCGACATTGGGCGGACGTGTTCAACACCGCCGGCGCCGCGGCCCGGACCGCCGGCATCTGGCTGGCCCAGCACAACGAGCCCGAGCACGTGCATCCCATCGATGGGCAGATCCCGTACGACCTCTTCATCGAGCGCACCGATCCCAAGATCGTCCGCCTCCAGCTCGATTTCGGGAACATGGTCGTGGGCGGTGGTGACCCGATGGCGTATCTGAAACGGTACGGCGACCGCTACTGGACCTTCCACGTCAAGAACGTGGTGGCCGACCGGACGCACGACACGGAACTGGACGCCGGCGTGCTCGACCTGAGCGCGCTGCTCGGCGCCGTCACGGATATCGATGCCAAACCCTGCTACGTGGAGCAGGAGAGTCCAGCCGACGAACTGGCGAGCGCGCGCTCCAATTACGAGTACCTGTCCAAACTCGCCTTCTAGATCGCCGTCTCACCGGCCTACTGTCCTACTGTCCTTTCCGCATCCGGGCATCCGGGCATCCGGAATCCGCCAACCCGCGTGGAGTACGTGTCGGCGCCCTTCCTGTAATAGTCGCCCACATACCAGATCGTGCAATCGTCACTCGGGTCCACGGCGGTCTGGCTGTAGTCTTCCCACCGGCGAGTGGCCGTCTGGGCGGCTTCGCCGTCGGCCAATACGGCTTCGTGAAGCGCAAGTTGTCCCGGGGGATCGCCCGCCAGCCGCCCGGCGAATCGCTGGCCGGCAAACACGTTCGCTCCGCCGAACGAGTAACCGATGCCGATGTTTCCCGCTCCGTCCATCGCCGCGCTTCCCATCCAGCGGTAGTCGCTGTCGGGCGCGAAGGTGCCCTGCTGGTACAGCGACAGCGTGCCGCTCGCGCCCAGCCGGAACTCGTACCAACGCACCCCGCCGGCACCCTCCGTGGTGTTCACGGAATGCACCGCGACCACCGATTGCTGGTCGCCGATGCGACGATAGGTGAGGCGGGCCATCAGCTTGTCGCCCTGTGCATCGAGCCGGCGATCGGTGCCGGGCTGCGGTACGCAGTCCGAGAGTTGGCCGTCGCACAGATAGTGGTAGGGAGCCACGCCGATCTTCACGGGCCCCGACAGCGATGTTCGGGTGGAATCCTTCCAGTCCACGTGGAACCGCCAGACGTACACCCCGTCGTCCTCCATCACGCCCTTGAGTTGTGTGCCGCCGGCCGCCATCACGATGGCCGGAGCGCCGGCGTCGGGCAACTGCGTGCCGTCCAGGTCGGCCACGTTGAGAAAGTTCGCGCCGTCCACGGTAACGCACTGCTCGGTGGCGGGCTCGCCGATCAACATGCGAGCGCGATCCACGGCGCATACGGTTTTCTGGATGACATTGTCGCCGCTGCTCGTGGCCACGTAGTACGCGTCGGGCCATACCGCGGGGCGCGGATAGTCGGGAAAGAGATGGCGGCTGAACTCGTATCGGTAGTACGGCCCGAACGGACTCGCGCCCGCGCTCACCGCATAGCACATCGCGTAGTGCCCCGCCGCCGTGTCGCCGCGCGCGAGCGTGGAGTCGGCGGGCGACAGCCTGGTGAAGATCGGCATCACGATCAACCACCGGCCGGCCAGCTGATCGTACCGCACCACGGCGTCGCCGTTGTTGTGGCTGGAGCAGGCGCCGGGGAATCCCGCGAACACACTGCGCGTTTCCACGGGGCCGTAGAGCACCTTGCCCGTGGTGTCGAAGGTGGCGCCCTTCTTGGTGAAGATGGCCATGCGGCTATTCACGATCTGCACGATATGGTCCGGCCCCACGGCCAGGGTGTTGTCCGACGGATTCCGCAGACGCGCCGCGCCTTGCGGCCCCTCGAACCCGGCGCCCAGCCCGTCGAAGCCGGCGACGATCGCGGGGGCCGCTTCGCGCCCCTGGGTCCGCTGTTCGACCGCCGCCGAACCGGGGGGCGTGGTGATGGGCGGCGGCACCACCCTTCCGTCGGCAACGCTGTCGTCGAGCGAATCAGGGGCCAGCGCGTAGGGTGGCAGTGGGTCGAGAGTCGGCGTCGGCTCGGCGGCGGCCCCGGTCATTGACGGAAGCGTGCCGAGCGGGCGAGACAGGTCGTGATGGACGGCCGCGCTGAACAGCACGTCGTGCGTGGCCACGAGCGGGTGCGATACGGCGGCCGCCGCGCGCGCGGCGCTGTAGCGGTCGGCCGCCACGAACGCGGCGATGGCGAGCAGGATGGCCGATGAGGCCATCGGTCTCAGATGACGGAGCATGGCGGGTTCCTGGCGAAGCGTGCCGGGGAGCGGGCGCTCTTCCTATGATAGCGAGGCGCGGGGGCGCGGGCGACCCGGAACCAGCCCCCCCTTGCCAGACTTTCTAGATTGACCGTTGGGCCCGATTCCCGGGCCAGGGAGTCCCGGAGGACCCATGTCGATCAGACCCGTCAAGCGCATCGTCGAAGCCACGCCCACCATGGAAGGGGCGGGGGTCAAGCTCCGTCGCGCGTTCGGCTTCGGGGCCACCGAGGAGTTCGACCCGTTCCTCCTGTTCGACGACTTTCGGAACGAGAAGCCGGAGGACTTCCTGCGCGGGTTTCCGTGGCATCCGCACCGCGGCATCGAAACCATCACGTACGTACTCAAAGGCACCGTGAACCACGGCGACAGCCTGGGCAATTCGGGCACGCTGGGTGCGGGCGACGTGCAGTGGATGACCGCGGGCAGTGGGATTCTTCATCAGGAGATGCCCACGGGCGACGCGGCCGGACGGATGCATGGGTTCCAGCTGTGGGGCAATCTGCCCGCGTCGCGGAAGATGACCGACCCGCGCTATCAGGACATCGGATCGAAGGACATCCCCGAGATCACGGACGACGACGGCACGATCGTGCGCGTGGTGTGCGGCGACTTCTGGGGCAAGACGGGCCCCGTGGACGGCATCGCCGCCGAGCCGCAGTATCTCGACGTGTCCGTGCCGGCCGGCGTGCGCAAGACGCTGCCGGTGGAGACGTACCGGCACGCGTTCGCGTACGTGTTCGAGGGGAGCGGCACGTTCAGCGGCGCGTCCGATCCGTTCGGTGCGCTCACCGAGCGGGTGGGCGACAACGGCGCCACGGTGGCCGAGGAGACGGTGCGCGACACCGCGGGCAATCGGAGCCTGGTGCTGTTCGACAGCGGCGACGAGGTGACCGTGCAGGCCGGCGACGAGGGGATCCGGTTTCTGCTCGTGTCGGGCAAGCCCATCGCCGAGCCGGTGGCGTGGTACGGGCCGATCGTGATGAACACGCAGCAGGAGCTGCGGCAGGCACTCGACGAGCTGAACCGGGGGACGTTCATCAAGCACGCGTGAGGCGGGGGCCCACGACGGGCGCCGCCCGATCGCCGGTCAGTCCAGCATGAGATCGCAGTATTGGAACCGGCCGTCACGGAGCACGCGCTCCCCGAGCCGCACCGGCAGTTCGTCGCTCAGCAGCGGGCCGCCCACCAGGCACGAATGGAACTCGCCGTTCTCTCCGCACGGATCGGCCGTGGCCGGAAGATCGGCGAGCAAGGCCTCGTCGTACGGGCGCCCGGCAAAGCTCGCGGCGAGCTGTGTCGTATCCACGCAGGTGAGAATCGCCCGGTGGCCGCGCGCGATGAACTCGTGCGCCAGCTGGCGCGTATCCAGGCCCCAGAGCGGGTAGAGCCCCTCCCAGCCGAGGCGGCCCAGGAGCGCCTCACGATATTCGCGCACTTCGACGAGATACAGATCGCCGAACGCCACCGTGTCGAGCCCGGGCCACCGCTCGCGCAGCCGCGCCAGCGCATGGGAAAACGCCCCCTCATATTCGGGGTTGGACGACTGCATCGGGATCTCGGCCACTTCCAACGGCAGATGGAGCGCCGCCGCCTGCCGGTCGAGGATCGCGCGCCGCACGCCGTGGATGCTGACGCGGTCGTAGCCGGCCGTCACGGTGGTGAGAAGCGCCACGACCTCGACGTCGGGATCCGCGAGCAAGGACTCGAGCATCAAGGTCGAATCCTTGCCGCCGCTCCATGAAGCGACGACGGCGCGCGCGGCCCCGGCCGCCGACCGTGTGGAAGTCATGACACCGGCCCTACTGGACGACCCGAACGGTCGATGCTCCGACGATGGTGCGGTCGAAAGTCGGCACTGCCGTGACGGCGACCGTTCCAACCGCGTGCGCCGTGGCGAGCCCGGTCAGCGAGTCCACGCTGACCACTGCGGGCGATGACGACGACCATCGGAACTGCGGCGCCGGGGTGCATCCCGGCATCGACGCCGAGAAGCGCAGCGTGTCGCCCACATTCAACGTCACGCTCAACGGCGAGACGATCGCCGTCTGCAAAGAGTTCCCGCAATTCTCGGCCATGTTGGCCGCCGTCGTCGTCTTCGCCCCACACCCCGCCGCACCCGCGAACACGAGCCCTGCAATCAAGCGTGACATTCTCATCCGAGCCTCCGGAGTTCTGGATTGGCGTGTCACGTATTGCATGTACACTGATACCCCGATTCCGAGGCTCCGCAAGGCCCAACCGGTGGCATGCCGATCAGCCGGCGCGTTGGTGACGGCCGAGCCCGGCGTACGACGCGCTCCTAGGCGGCCGCCTCCGCCCCCCGGATCCTGCCCACGATCCACGCGAACAGCATCAGCGCCGCCACACCGAGTACCGCTTCCGTGTACAGCATCCCGTTCGTGTGCCATGCGTCGTGCGCCCAGCCGTCGATCCGCAGCACGCCGAGCGTGAACAGCGTGTTCATCGCGAAGAAGAGATTGATCTTCGTGGCCGCCGCCGTGTGCCCCACGATCGCCAGCACGAGTCCGGTGAACGACGCCGCCACCATGCCCAGCGTGAACGTGTAGAACAGCGTGGATACCGTGTAGCCGAGCGCGGTCCGCGGCGACCAGGCCATGACCACGCAGGCCACGAGCCCCAGCGCGCAGCTCACCGCGTACGCCGTCGGCTTGTGGATCCGGTCGGCGAGCCGCCCTCCGGCGAAACACCCGGCGACGATCGCGATTCCGCCACCAAGCCCAAGTATTAGTGAAACAGTATCTGCCGACGCGTGCCATTCCGGGCCGAGCGAGCCGAAGAGGTCCTTGGCCGCGCCGGTGCCGATGGGCAGGATGGCGAGCAGCAACGCGATGCGCCCTGCCTTGGAGCGCATGATCCCCACGAGTTCCCGCCATGCGTCGCGCGCGCGCGCGCCGACCGACACCCCGGGGCGCGGGCGCTCGGGCTCCTCGACGAGCAGCAACGGCAGCGCGCACAGGAAGAGCACCACCGCCAGCCCGGCGCCCGCCATCCACGGCGCCGGCGTGTGCTGCATGAGCCAGAGCCCCAGTCCCCCGCCCGCCGTCTGCCCGAAATGGTTGCCCGACTGGAACCACCCCGCCGCCCGCCCCCGCGCCGCGACCGGCGTGTTGTGCACCATCAAGCCCTCGGTGGCAAACGCCACGAACGTCGCCGCCACGCTGGACAACAGGACGAGTAGTGAGAGCAGAGGCATGGTCTGCCGTGAGAGCGGCACGACCGTGATCGCGATGAACCCCGCCGATACGGTCGCGATGGCGATCAGGTACCACGCCTTGCGCGTGAGCGTGTAGTCGCCCACCGGTGCCCACACGAATTTCCACCCGGACGCGAGCAGCGTCATGCCCACCACGCCGGCGATGGCCGAAACCGAGACGCCGGCCCGCACCGCGAGGTAGCCGAGTGCGATGGAGGGGAAGCCGAACGACATCCCGAACGGAAAGTAGAGTACCGCCCATACCCACGGGTGGCGGGCTGCGGGGGGCGACGATGTGCCGCCGTCCGCCACCGGGGGAAGCAACTCCTCTGAAATCGCGGATTCGGCGGGCGCCATGACCGGCGAACATACGGAAGGGGCGGTCGCGGCGCGAATTCGGCACGTGGAAGCTGGAGGGGCACGCAGCGCCCCGCCGCTGTAGTTTGGTGGATCGCGTCCGCCACGCCTTCATGAGGTTCCCGTGCCGAACCACCTGCTCCCGGCGAGCCGCCGTCCCGCCATCCGCCTTGCATTCGCCGCCGCGTTCGCCGCAGCCCCACTCCTCGCGGCGCGCGCCGCCGCCCAGACCCAGTCTGCGCCGGCGTTCGACCCCGCCGCCACCGCCGCCGGCCCCCGCCCCACCCCGGGACCGGTGTACGAGTCCTTCGCCTTCAGTCGCGCCGTGGCCCGCGGCACGCGCACCCGCAGCGGCCTCCCCGGCCCCAACTACTGGGTGCAGCACCCACGC contains these protein-coding regions:
- a CDS encoding carboxypeptidase-like regulatory domain-containing protein; translation: MPARRILQSLALVAAALILARPVLAQGADVIRGQVTSPESLPVPNAMVSATSISGNVTRTARTDRDGRFTIIFPNGDGDYMVAFNAAGFALKRFEVKRTADQEILVADTKLSRTVATLDTVHVQAGRTRPNRYETPPDIGGTERTVNSNALTAAQQGDLAAMAASLPGVLFVPGANGDPSGFSVLGLDGSQNTNTLNGMDFSGSNIPRDAQVSSSLVTAPYDVSRGGFSGGQFNITTASGTNFINRSASVVFDAPQLQWTDPAARALGQQYTNVNLSGGLSGPIQFDKSFYNFSYQLGQRANPWRSLLNTDALGLETAGIAPDSVRRLLGILQQDQVPATVRGVPGQQLTDQGVVLGSFDFAPPTSTSGQALDVTVNGSWFKFNPLSLGTTQLPASSGSMTNWNAGVQARHSAYFGFGILTETGLSVSGSRRYATPYLELPSGNVLVNSDFPDGTAGVQTVGFGGSSFLHTSNASRSVDLTNHLSWFSLDNKHRIELTSEIRQDGYTLDQTTNPLGTFTYNSLGELASGAPVSFTRTLRPRTRSGDEWVGAVSLGDSYRYSPDLQVQYGVRLDGNQYGSAPNANPLVAQTFGVANDLVPNRVYASPRIGFSWSYGMAPQIGGFLGAVRGPRAVVRGGIGLFQNVGRVTDIGSAVDNTGLASGLQQLTCVGAAAPVPDWSSYLADPASIPTTCAGAGSGTVFSNSAPNVTLFAHDYNAPRSLRSNLQWTGAILDNRFNATFGATYSLNVNQQSSVDLNFDPNAAFRLASEGNRPVFVQPGSIVPITGAIAFNDAYRSPLFNHVTEMLSDMQSRSAQFTAQIAPASFNTNYSWSLSYTYQDIRERTRGFGGGSTAGNPLDVSWSRSSFDSRHQIQYSLGYNFFDWVRVNWYGNIRSGTPFTPMVATDINGDGYANDRAFVFDPAHTTDPTLAAAMQSLLASSSGRVRDCLEGQLGRVAGRNSCEGPWTTSASLTFSFNPIKVHMPQRATLSFQIANPLGAADLLLHGQNHTHGWGQSAVPDASLLYVRGFDGQTQSYLYQVNQRFGATNPQFTTARSPVTLTAMLRVDVGPARERQLLTQQLDRGRTHDGIKLSEPILRALYGNGGLTNPMTVMLRQLDTLGLTPRQADSVATLNRWYVIRLDSIWTPITRYFAGLPDRFDEDQAYDRYRRGREGSVDLLLKLAPAIKGLLTPEQRRKLPAIVASYLDPRYLAAIRSGTAGLANSGFGPNAGTSFTVDAGGGGMRVIISR
- a CDS encoding sugar phosphate isomerase/epimerase, with translation MQRRTFLHSLGLSMAGLAFARRAPFDFGTARHLDRVGLQLYSVRNAMKRDPTGTLAAVRDIGYRDVELLWTFDNFGQTPAQVRSTLDGLGLTAPSAHIAPELLLGDWARALDQAKYLGHQYLIVPSLPDETKTSLDAWRHWADVFNTAGAAARTAGIWLAQHNEPEHVHPIDGQIPYDLFIERTDPKIVRLQLDFGNMVVGGGDPMAYLKRYGDRYWTFHVKNVVADRTHDTELDAGVLDLSALLGAVTDIDAKPCYVEQESPADELASARSNYEYLSKLAF
- a CDS encoding pirin family protein, with the translated sequence MSIRPVKRIVEATPTMEGAGVKLRRAFGFGATEEFDPFLLFDDFRNEKPEDFLRGFPWHPHRGIETITYVLKGTVNHGDSLGNSGTLGAGDVQWMTAGSGILHQEMPTGDAAGRMHGFQLWGNLPASRKMTDPRYQDIGSKDIPEITDDDGTIVRVVCGDFWGKTGPVDGIAAEPQYLDVSVPAGVRKTLPVETYRHAFAYVFEGSGTFSGASDPFGALTERVGDNGATVAEETVRDTAGNRSLVLFDSGDEVTVQAGDEGIRFLLVSGKPIAEPVAWYGPIVMNTQQELRQALDELNRGTFIKHA
- a CDS encoding Ig-like domain-containing protein, whose protein sequence is MSRLIAGLVFAGAAGCGAKTTTAANMAENCGNSLQTAIVSPLSVTLNVGDTLRFSASMPGCTPAPQFRWSSSSPAVVSVDSLTGLATAHAVGTVAVTAVPTFDRTIVGASTVRVVQ
- a CDS encoding MFS transporter yields the protein MAPAESAISEELLPPVADGGTSSPPAARHPWVWAVLYFPFGMSFGFPSIALGYLAVRAGVSVSAIAGVVGMTLLASGWKFVWAPVGDYTLTRKAWYLIAIATVSAGFIAITVVPLSRQTMPLLSLLVLLSSVAATFVAFATEGLMVHNTPVAARGRAAGWFQSGNHFGQTAGGGLGLWLMQHTPAPWMAGAGLAVVLFLCALPLLLVEEPERPRPGVSVGARARDAWRELVGIMRSKAGRIALLLAILPIGTGAAKDLFGSLGPEWHASADTVSLILGLGGGIAIVAGCFAGGRLADRIHKPTAYAVSCALGLVACVVMAWSPRTALGYTVSTLFYTFTLGMVAASFTGLVLAIVGHTAAATKINLFFAMNTLFTLGVLRIDGWAHDAWHTNGMLYTEAVLGVAALMLFAWIVGRIRGAEAAA